From Apium graveolens cultivar Ventura chromosome 9, ASM990537v1, whole genome shotgun sequence, the proteins below share one genomic window:
- the LOC141683312 gene encoding uncharacterized protein LOC141683312, which translates to MKPFHLLCSFLLLLLFSSSSSSSSDLQALLHLKASLLGPNTTTALADWTTVNSSSSSHCSFAGITCNNDSRVIALNISNVPLFGTLSPHIGLLDKLLTLVLFSVNLTGPLPLEMSKLSSIQHINISFNLFTGDFPGALFVNMTQLEVFDAYNNNFSGHLPLEFVNLTNLKYLSLGGNYFSGEIPEAYSQIKNLENLSLQGNNLRGVVPPALSNLSKLQILRLGYFNMFLGGIPAEFGFLSDLRLLDLGGCNLTGEIPPSLGNLKVLHTLFLQYNNLTGHVPSELSGLISLMSLDLSINKLTGEIPLTFIDLSNLTLMNLFDNHFVGPIPEFIGDYPNLEVLAIWDNNFTFELPANLGSNGKLKQLDVTGNHLTGTIPKDLCKGGRLGTLILMQNYFLGSIPSELGDCKSLVRIRIQNNFFNGTIPAGFFNMPKLEILELNGNYFSGELPLDISGSSLQSLVISNNLISGVIPMTIGNMVKLERLELQVNNLSGSVPKEISNLKMLLKINISANNLTGDIPPSIARCTKLISIDLSRNSLSSQFPAQLTMLPDLNSLNLSQNQLSGAIPHQLGYMKSLTILDLSYNNFSGRIPVDWQLKDFSDGILAGNPNLCTPNKKYCPVVTNSSKDSHRGHGISASNLVVIIIILVFLGLLLVVTFLRIRKRRLEKSMAWKLTAFQRLDFKVEDVVECLREENIIGKGGAGVVYRGSMPDGIDVAIKRLVGSRHNDHGFSAEIQTLGRIRHRHIVRLLGYVSNKDANLLLYEYMSNGSLGEILHGSKGAHLQWESRYRIAVEAAKGLCYLHHDCSPLIIHRDVKSNNILLDSDYEAHVADFGLAKFLQDTGASECMSSIAGSYGYIAPEYAYTLKVDEKSDVYSFGVVLLELIAGRKPVGEFGDGVDIVRWMKKTISELSQPSDAASVLAILDSRLNAYPLSGVVYLFKIAMMCVEDESASRPTMREVVHMLTNPPQCAATLLE; encoded by the exons ATGAAACCATTTCATCTCTTATgttcatttcttcttcttctcttattttcatcatcatcctcatcttCTTCGGATCTTCAAGCTTTACTACACCTAAAAGCTTCATTACTTGGTCCCAACACCACCACAGCCCTTGCTGACTGGACCACTGTCAACTCATCCTCATCATCACACTGTTCATTCGCCGGAATCACTTGTAATAATGACTCACGTGTCATTGCTCTCAATATCTCCAATGTTCCTCTCTTCGGCACTCTCTCTCCCCATATCGGACTCTTGGATAAGCTCCTTACTCTTGTTCTCTTCTCCGTCAATCTCACCGGTCCTTTACCCCTCGAAATGTCCAAATTATCCTCCATTCAACACATTAATATCTCCTTTAATCTCTTTACTGGCGACTTTCCTGGTGCATTATTTGTTAACATGACTCAACTCGAAGTTTTCGATGCTTACAACAACAACTTCTCTGGCCATCTTCCGTTGGAATTTGTTAACTTAACTAATTTGAAATATCTCTCTCTCGGAGGAAATTATTTCTCCGGGGAGATTCCTGAGGCCTACTCTCAAATAAAAAATCTGGAGAATTTGAGTTTACAGGGAAATAATCTCCGCGGAGTCGTTCCCCCGGCTTTATCCAACTTATCCAAACTTCAGATTCTCCGGTTGGGCTATTTTAATATGTTTCTGGGAGGAATTCCAGCAGAGTTTGGATTTTTGAGTGATCTCCGGCTTTTGGATTTAGGTGGATGTAATCTCACAGGCGAGATTCCACCCAGTTTGGGGAATTTGAAGGTGTTGCATACTCTGTTTCTTCAGTACAACAATCTCACAGGTCATGTTCCTTCTGAGCTTTCAGGTTTGATTAGCTTGATGTCGTTGGATTTGTCGATTAATAAGCTTACTGGTGAAATTCCACTCACTTTTATTGATTTATCTAATTTGACGCTTATGAACCTGTTTGATAATCATTTTGTTGGACCCATTCCCGAGTTTATTGGTGATTACCCTAATTTAGAAGTGTTGGCTATTTGGGATAATAATTTCACTTTCGAATTGCCTGCCAATCTCGGGAGTAATGGTAAGCTGAAGCAGCTGGATGTTACTGGCAATCATCTTACAGGGACGATACCCAAGGATTTGTGTAAAGGAGGAAGATTAGGCACTTTGATCTTGATGCAAAATTATTTCCTTGGATCTATTCCGAGTGAGCTAGGGGACTGTAAGTCGTTGGTTCGGATAAGAATACAGAATAATTTTTTCAATGGTACCATTCCTGCAGGCTTCTTCAACATGCCTAAGCTAGAAATACTTGAACTCAATGGTAACTATTTTTCGGGTGAGCTTCCGTTGGATATTTCGGGGAGTTCACTTCAGAGTCTTGTCATCTCTAATAATTTGATTTCTGGGGTAATCCCTATGACTATTGGCAATATGGTGAAGTTAGAGCGGTTGGAGCTTCAAGTGAACAACCTTTCAGGTAGTGTTCCAAAGGAAATTTCTAATTTGAAGATGTTGTTAAAGATCAACATTAGCGCCAACAACTTAACTGGTGATATTCCGCCTTCAATTGCACGTTGCACGAAACTCATATCTATTGATCTGAGTCGCAATAGTTTGAGTTCTCAATTTCCCGCCCAACTTACAATGTTAcctgatttgaattctcttaaTTTATCTCAAAATCAACTCAGTGGTGCAATTCCACATCAATTGGGATACATGAAGAGCTTGACAATCTTGGATCTTTCATACAATAATTTTTCTGGCAGGATTCCGGTTGATTGGCAATTGAAGGACTTCAGTGACGGAATCTTGGCCGGAAATCCAAACCTCTGTACCCCTAACAAGAAGTATTGTCCTGTAGTCACCAATTCATCTAAGGACTCTCATAGAGGCCACGGAATAAGCGCTTCGAATCTTGTTGTTATCATAATCATATTGGTATTTCTGGGATTATTGTTGGTGGTAACTTTTCTGAGAATAAGAAAGAGGAGGCTCGAGAAATCAATGGCATGGAAGTTAACTGCATTCCAAAGGCTCGATTTCAAAGTTGAAGATGTTGTTGAATGTCTGAGGGAAGAGAACATAATAGGCAAAGGTGGAGCTGGAGTTGTTTATCGTGGTTCCATGCCCGATGGAATTGACGTGGCTATTAAACGACTAGTTGGGAGCCGACACAACGATCATGGATTCTCGGCTGAAATTCAAACTCTTGGTAGAATTCGCCACAGGCACATTGTTAGGTTGCTTGGGTATGTTTCCAACAAAGATGCCAATTTGCTATTGTACGAGTACATGTCAAATGGGAGTTTGGGGGAGATATTGCATGGTTCTAAAGGAGCTCATTTGCAGTGGGAGTCGAGGTACAGAATTGCTGTGGAGGCAGCTAAGGGACTGTGTTATTTGCATCATGACTGTTCGCCATTGATCATCCATAGGGATGTCAAGTCAAACAATATATTGCTGGATTCGGATTATGAAGCTCATGTTGCTGATTTTGGATTAGCAAAGTTCTTGCAGGATACTGGTGCATCCGAGTGTATGTCATCCATTGCCGGCTCCTATGGCTACATTGCTCCAG AATATGCTTACACCCTGAAAGTGGATGAGAAAAGCGATGTGTACAGCTTTGGAGTAGTGCTTCTGGAGCTAATAGCAGGGCGTAAACCAGTTGGTGAATTCGGTGATGGTGTGGACATAGTGAGATGGATGAAGAAAACAATATCTGAACTATCGCAGCCATCTGATGCAGCTTCTGTGTTAGCGATACTGGACTCCAGGCTAAATGCTTACCCGTTGAGTGGTGTGGTGTATCTGTTCAAAATCGCGATGATGTGCGTTGAGGACGAGAGTGCCTCTAGGCCTACCATGAGGGAAGTTGTTCACATGCTCACCAATCCACCACAATGTGCTGCTACTCTTCTGGAATAG